TATAAAAGTATAGGTGCTGTAAACAGGATATCTGGAGGGGCAGATAGATTTGCCACTAACTTAAATATATTGAATCAATTTGACAGCGAACTAAAGGCGGATAAACTCTATATTGCAAATGCTACTGGTGATAAATATGCAGATGCATTAATTGCAGCTTCTGTGGCTGGAACAAGTGCTGCACCTCTTGTACTTATTGATGGTCAGGATGACAGCGGTACTGCAAATGCAATGAATTATATCAAAAATAAAGCAGCAAAAACTACTGATTTAAATCTTATAGAGGAAAATGGAACGGTTTCTGACAAAACTATCTCTGATATAAATGCAGCAGCTTCAGGCAGTGGGGTTGAAAGTGCCACAGTAGGGTCTGTAACTACAAATGGACTTAATCAGATAAAAGTTGTATTTAATACGGATGTAGACAAAGATTCTGCAGAGAGGTCTGCAAATTATCAAATAGATGGTGGAGATCTTGGCTCAACTGTGCAAACTCAAGCTACAGCAACACTTCAGGAGGACAATAGAACTGTTTTTGTTACATTTTCTCACCCCTTTACTTTAAATAAGAGTGTGACTTTTACTGTTAAAAGTGCTGTAAATACAAAAAATTTGGGAACTACTGTACCAAAATATGATAAGCAAGTTACTTTTTCGTCTATAAGTACTCCAACTTTTGATTCTATAACAGCTATAGGTGGAAACAAGTTAAGGGTGAAATTTTCAGAGCCAATTAGAATGGACAGCAGTAATCTGTCTTCGTTTAGAATAAATAGGCAGAGTATAACTGCTTTTGGAATAAACACATCTGATTCTGTTACTAAATTTAGGGATAAATCCTTAGATGGGGTATGGGCTGATGGTGTAGATTTATACTTTAATTCTCCGCTTCCAGTAGGTAAAAATACTTTTACTGTGCCAAATGGAGAATCTGGAGGTAAATTCAGTGATGCAGCTAATTTGCCAATAAGTAGTACTTCTAAAGATTTTACTGTAAATTCTGTGTCTGGAAACCCACAAGTTCAAAGCGTAACAAGTAACAATGTAGATACTATTTATGTAAAGTACAATAGACCTATGGATGAGCAGACTGCCCTTGAACCGAGCAATTACAAAATAAATGGAACTACAGTAAATGTGGATGATTCCTATGTAACTTTTGATACAGGGTCAGGAGATACTGTAGTGAAAATCACAAAAGTGAGTGATATGCTTAAGCAGGGAGAAAATGCAGTTACGATAAAAGGAAATGTTACAGATACCTTTGGAAACTACATAAATGAATCCAACATGAGTCTTTATGTTGGAGGAGACACCACTAAACCTACAATATCTACAGCTAGTATTTTTGATGAAAAGACTATAAGGATAAAATTTAATAAGGATGTTTCCACAAGTTATGCTGAAAATAAGGGAAATTACACTGTACTTGATTCTACGGGAGCAAATATAACTTATAAAATTGATACTATAAATGATATAACTGTAGATGGAAATAGTAAAAGGACTTTTGACATAAAGTTTAAAGAGGATGATCTTAAAGGTTCGAAATATACTTTGACTGTAAAAAATATAATTGATACAGAGGCAAGTCCTAACATAATGGATAATTATACTACTACCTTATCTGGAATGGACAATGAAGGTACAAATGTAACGGAAATATTGAGAAGGGTAGATAATTCCCATGCTGTGGCAATATTTTTTAGTAAGGCTATGGATCAAGATTCTTTAGAAAATTCATCTAATTATATGTTTAAAGATGGTCAGGGAAATACAAGAAGTTTACCATCCAGTGCTATGATTACTCCAAGCATTGATGGCAAGAGTGTAACTGTGGAATTTAATTCTGATTATACTATAGGCTCAGGAAGTAGTGGCTCCAGTGTAATTCAAATGGGAGTAAAAAATCTTAAGGATGTAGATGGAAAACCTCTAGATCTCGGATCATATATGGGAGATATAACTATAGATGATAATAATGATGGACCAAGACTTGTAGCAGGTACTGCACAGATGAGTTTCGCAAATAATGATATATATGTTAAAGTGTCACTATCAAAACCGCTGGATGTGCTGTCTTTTAATGATTTTCGAGTAGCAGGTTATGCACCGGATACTGG
The genomic region above belongs to Clostridium sp. AWRP and contains:
- a CDS encoding cell wall-binding repeat-containing protein, with protein sequence MKRNAIKAISTTAVLSLLLSPALPVTSAKAAAGEVTKLSGADCYETAAIVATQNWTSTDNVILASGGGYSDAISSAVLAKQLKAPVLLTEAGSLNSNAKSALDKLKPKNIYIIGGTASICQKTRDDLKSQGYNLIELSGKNRYETNLAVAKQLVKLGVNADNVMMVGGEGFADALSAAPVAAAKGEILLLGVNNTQAMSPIENFIKNNNSKVTVISTQTLINDNTYKSIGAVNRISGGADRFATNLNILNQFDSELKADKLYIANATGDKYADALIAASVAGTSAAPLVLIDGQDDSGTANAMNYIKNKAAKTTDLNLIEENGTVSDKTISDINAAASGSGVESATVGSVTTNGLNQIKVVFNTDVDKDSAERSANYQIDGGDLGSTVQTQATATLQEDNRTVFVTFSHPFTLNKSVTFTVKSAVNTKNLGTTVPKYDKQVTFSSISTPTFDSITAIGGNKLRVKFSEPIRMDSSNLSSFRINRQSITAFGINTSDSVTKFRDKSLDGVWADGVDLYFNSPLPVGKNTFTVPNGESGGKFSDAANLPISSTSKDFTVNSVSGNPQVQSVTSNNVDTIYVKYNRPMDEQTALEPSNYKINGTTVNVDDSYVTFDTGSGDTVVKITKVSDMLKQGENAVTIKGNVTDTFGNYINESNMSLYVGGDTTKPTISTASIFDEKTIRIKFNKDVSTSYAENKGNYTVLDSTGANITYKIDTINDITVDGNSKRTFDIKFKEDDLKGSKYTLTVKNIIDTEASPNIMDNYTTTLSGMDNEGTNVTEILRRVDNSHAVAIFFSKAMDQDSLENSSNYMFKDGQGNTRSLPSSAMITPSIDGKSVTVEFNSDYTIGSGSSGSSVIQMGVKNLKDVDGKPLDLGSYMGDITIDDNNDGPRLVAGTAQMSFANNDIYVKVSLSKPLDVLSFNDFRVAGYAPDTGSTSGNDVTLIFKSGIKNNQKINAIKNAGSMTNVSIENTSSVDAAGRNIKSGSTAVYVPPIAMQDLWSASPNSGMNVVNVVFNQEIDDDIVTSYNDDFLFTDEETGQQLIPTSVWVDNRTLVYRFNNGTFSRGDRILVRANSDSSKINVRSESHNTSGYTIYSPSDSDISGKIITVGE